A single genomic interval of Romboutsia ilealis harbors:
- a CDS encoding YraN family protein, translating into MNNIQKGRAGESIALRYLINNRANILETNYRINSGEIDIIAKINEELVFIEVKSRTSIKFGYPAEAVDYRKIRKIVNTAKYYILKNNLNNVPIRFDVIEIYLNDKKINHIVNAF; encoded by the coding sequence ATGAATAATATTCAAAAAGGTAGAGCTGGTGAAAGTATTGCATTAAGATATTTAATAAATAATAGGGCAAATATTTTAGAAACTAATTATAGAATAAATAGCGGAGAAATAGATATAATAGCTAAAATTAATGAAGAATTAGTATTTATAGAAGTTAAGTCAAGAACTAGTATAAAGTTTGGTTATCCAGCAGAAGCTGTAGATTATAGAAAAATTAGAAAAATAGTAAATACAGCTAAGTACTATATCTTAAAAAATAACTTAAATAATGTGCCGATAAGATTTGATGTTATAGAGATATATTTAAATGATAAGAAAATAAATCATATAGTTAATGCTTTCTAG
- the dprA gene encoding DNA-processing protein DprA produces MNINDAYLWLKSIDGITNNNINQIESNNIDIKDLINFSDKEIYNLKNINTNIKENIVKYKSLTYLEEIKSSLEKEFIKYVSIHDESYPSNLKNIYDAPKILFYKGNLDVLKNNINLAMVGSRKCTQYGINCAKNISKSLSDMGINIISGLAIGIDTYSHIGCLEGKGKTVAVIGSSLDNILPKRNIKLAQKILDDGGLILSEYNIGSTVYPSNYVHRNRILSGISDGVIVVEAAKKSGALITVDYALDQGKNVFSVPGNINSCMSEGCHKIIKEGATLIHSVEDILNEYQINRDNYIENSKKCDNIKLDEKSIEILELIKDNGILNIDEICDNTKMEIKYVNTILNELVLKDLLIEMNNQVYSLNI; encoded by the coding sequence ATGAATATTAATGACGCTTATTTATGGCTAAAGTCTATAGATGGGATAACAAATAATAATATAAATCAAATAGAGTCAAATAATATAGACATTAAAGATTTGATTAATTTTAGTGATAAGGAAATATATAATTTAAAAAATATAAATACAAATATTAAGGAAAATATAGTAAAATATAAAAGTCTGACTTATTTAGAAGAAATAAAGTCAAGTCTTGAGAAAGAATTTATAAAATATGTTAGTATTCATGATGAATCATATCCATCTAATTTAAAAAATATATATGATGCACCTAAAATATTATTTTATAAGGGAAATTTAGATGTACTAAAAAATAATATTAATTTGGCTATGGTGGGTTCTAGAAAATGTACTCAGTATGGTATTAATTGTGCAAAAAATATAAGCAAAAGTCTATCCGATATGGGTATAAATATTATAAGTGGATTAGCTATAGGAATAGATACTTATAGTCATATCGGATGCCTAGAGGGGAAAGGTAAAACAGTGGCAGTAATTGGATCTTCCTTAGATAATATATTACCCAAAAGAAATATTAAATTAGCTCAAAAAATATTGGATGATGGTGGACTTATATTGTCTGAATATAATATCGGAAGCACTGTTTATCCTAGTAATTATGTTCATAGAAATAGAATCTTAAGTGGTATAAGTGATGGTGTTATAGTAGTTGAGGCTGCTAAAAAAAGTGGGGCATTAATTACTGTTGACTATGCACTAGACCAGGGCAAAAACGTTTTTTCTGTTCCGGGAAATATAAATTCTTGTATGAGTGAAGGATGCCATAAAATAATAAAAGAAGGTGCAACATTAATTCATAGTGTAGAAGATATATTAAATGAATATCAAATTAATAGGGATAATTATATAGAAAATTCTAAAAAATGTGATAATATTAAATTGGATGAAAAAAGTATTGAAATATTAGAACTAATAAAAGATAATGGTATATTGAATATAGATGAAATTTGTGATAATACTAAAATGGAAATAAAATATGTAAACACAATCTTAAATGAACTAGTACTTAAAGATTTATTAATAGAGATGAATAATCAAGTATACAGTTTAAATATATAA
- a CDS encoding ribonuclease HII has protein sequence MKEKSVKEIKEIVDSLSIDKYLEYIDILKDDERKSVQNIAIKMGKKLDNIRKEEERLELINTYENEGYTKGYLYIGGIDEAGRGPLAGPVVASVVVFKPNTKIEGINDSKKLSEAKREELFDIIKEEALDYGIGIVNNEDIDKYNILNATYMAMKKALNCLKNPPDYLLIDAATIPGIDICQKSIIKGDSKSISIAAASILAKVTRDNIMYQYDELFPEYGFKSHKGYGTKEHYEAIEKYGITRIHRKSFLKNVL, from the coding sequence ATGAAAGAGAAAAGTGTAAAGGAAATTAAAGAAATAGTAGATAGCTTAAGTATAGATAAATACTTAGAGTATATTGATATATTAAAAGATGATGAAAGAAAATCAGTTCAAAATATAGCAATTAAGATGGGAAAAAAATTAGATAATATAAGAAAAGAAGAAGAGAGATTAGAACTTATAAATACATATGAAAATGAAGGGTACACTAAAGGATATTTATACATAGGTGGAATAGACGAAGCAGGACGTGGTCCACTAGCAGGCCCTGTAGTAGCTAGTGTAGTAGTATTTAAACCTAATACTAAAATAGAAGGAATAAATGATTCTAAAAAACTAAGTGAAGCAAAAAGAGAAGAGTTATTCGATATAATAAAAGAAGAAGCTTTAGATTATGGAATAGGTATAGTTAATAATGAAGATATAGATAAATATAACATATTAAATGCTACTTATATGGCGATGAAAAAGGCTTTAAATTGTTTAAAAAATCCACCAGATTACTTACTAATAGATGCGGCTACAATACCAGGAATAGATATATGTCAAAAATCGATAATTAAGGGAGATTCTAAATCTATATCAATTGCGGCAGCTAGCATATTAGCTAAAGTTACAAGAGATAATATAATGTATCAATATGATGAATTATTTCCGGAATATGGATTTAAATCTCACAAAGGATATGGAACAAAAGAACACTATGAGGCAATTGAAAAATATGGGATAACTCGTATACATAGAAAAAGTTTCTTAAAGAATGTGTTATAA
- a CDS encoding alpha-hydroxy-acid oxidizing protein has translation MDFKEVEKVARENFNGSCKVCKVCNGVACAGEVPGMGGKGSGFSFIDNRKSLEKIKINMRVIHSVSNPDTTIELFGKKMDAPIFAAPITGTTLNMGGKISERDYIEPVVKGCIESGVYAMVGDTAVDAFLLENLSILKEYNGQGIVFIKPWENDDIINKIKLAEKSNAIAVGVDIDACGLVTLSMHGKKVVPKTVEDLRKLKNSTKLPFIIKGIMTVEDALMAVEAGVDAIVISNHGGRVLDCTPGVCEVIPAIAKAVKGKVTILADGGVRTGVDVVKMIGLGADAVLIGRPFVTASFGGKTEGVKAYVENIKNELKSTMILTGCQSIKDIDNKVIYNY, from the coding sequence ATGGATTTTAAGGAAGTTGAAAAAGTTGCTAGAGAAAATTTTAATGGAAGTTGTAAGGTATGCAAAGTATGTAATGGAGTTGCTTGTGCTGGAGAAGTTCCTGGAATGGGAGGAAAGGGAAGCGGATTTTCTTTTATAGATAATAGAAAAAGCTTAGAAAAAATAAAAATCAATATGAGGGTTATACATAGTGTTTCTAATCCAGATACGACTATAGAGTTATTTGGAAAGAAAATGGATGCTCCGATATTTGCAGCACCTATAACTGGAACAACTTTAAATATGGGTGGAAAAATTTCTGAGAGGGATTATATAGAACCTGTTGTAAAGGGATGTATAGAGAGTGGAGTATACGCTATGGTCGGAGATACTGCAGTTGATGCCTTTTTACTAGAAAATTTAAGTATACTTAAGGAGTATAATGGACAAGGCATAGTATTTATAAAGCCGTGGGAAAATGATGATATAATAAACAAAATAAAATTAGCAGAAAAGTCAAATGCCATAGCAGTAGGCGTTGATATAGATGCATGTGGACTTGTTACATTATCTATGCATGGAAAAAAGGTTGTTCCAAAAACTGTAGAAGATTTAAGAAAACTTAAAAATTCGACTAAATTACCTTTTATAATTAAAGGTATAATGACTGTTGAAGATGCTTTAATGGCTGTTGAGGCAGGTGTTGATGCAATAGTTATATCAAATCATGGTGGTAGAGTATTAGACTGTACTCCTGGAGTTTGTGAAGTAATTCCAGCAATTGCGAAAGCCGTAAAAGGAAAAGTTACTATACTTGCTGATGGTGGAGTTAGAACTGGAGTAGATGTAGTTAAAATGATAGGATTGGGTGCAGATGCAGTTTTAATAGGGAGACCATTTGTAACTGCTTCATTTGGTGGAAAAACAGAGGGTGTTAAGGCCTATGTGGAAAATATAAAGAATGAATTAAAATCAACTATGATTTTAACTGGATGTCAATCTATAAAAGATATAGATAATAAGGTTATATATAATTATTAA
- the topA gene encoding type I DNA topoisomerase: MAKTLVIVESPAKAKTIEKFLGKSHYTVKASVGHVRDLPKSKLGVDIENNFEPQYINIRGKGDLIKELKKEAKKSKKVYLATDPDREGEAISWHLAYILGLDQNDECRIEFNEITKDAIKKAIKSPRSIDINLVDAQQARRVLDRLLGYQISPILWQKIRKGLSAGRVQSVTTKLICDREKEIEAFIPDEYWTIDVDAKTSNNEDINLKFYGKHKEKIELPNEEIVKSILDDIKDKDIIVNSIEARTRKKSAPKPFTTSMLQQEAANRLSFTTKKTMSIAQELYEGIDIENEGTVGLISYIRTDSKRISEEAKEKSKEYILEALGEGYYKPDFDKGKEKGSKKVQDAHEAIRPTSVSRTPESIKSSLTKDQFKLYNLIWRRFIASQMQDSVFDILNVECKIEDYILKATGSKMKFDGYTKIYNFTEREDKILPPINEGDTFTVKDILPLQHFTQPPARYTEASLVKTLEELGIGRPSTYAPTITTILNREYVEKQGSSLHPTELGKIVTDILETNFQKFIDVDFTATMESQLDEVEEGNVAWKEVVAKSYEPLKEAIEIAKENIEKINMDEETDEICENCGEHMVIKHGRFGKFMACKNYPECKTTKPIINKIGVKCPKCNEGDIILRKSKKGKAFYGCSNYPECDFLSWNKPTGDICDKCESYMVEKITKSETKVVCSNKECKNEIVKENSEN, encoded by the coding sequence ATGGCAAAAACATTAGTCATCGTGGAATCTCCTGCAAAAGCTAAAACGATAGAAAAATTTCTAGGAAAGAGTCACTATACTGTAAAAGCTTCTGTAGGACATGTAAGAGATTTACCTAAAAGTAAACTAGGCGTTGATATAGAAAATAATTTTGAGCCACAGTATATAAATATACGAGGAAAAGGTGATTTAATAAAAGAACTAAAAAAGGAAGCTAAAAAATCTAAGAAAGTTTATCTAGCTACCGACCCAGATAGAGAGGGAGAGGCTATCTCATGGCATTTAGCTTATATTTTAGGATTAGATCAAAATGATGAATGTAGAATAGAATTTAATGAGATAACAAAGGATGCTATAAAAAAAGCTATAAAAAGTCCAAGAAGTATAGATATAAATTTAGTTGATGCACAACAAGCCAGAAGAGTTTTAGATAGACTTTTAGGATATCAAATAAGCCCAATACTTTGGCAAAAGATTAGAAAAGGATTAAGTGCAGGAAGAGTTCAATCTGTAACGACTAAATTAATATGTGATAGAGAAAAAGAAATAGAGGCATTTATACCAGATGAATATTGGACAATAGACGTAGATGCTAAAACTTCTAATAATGAGGATATTAATTTAAAGTTTTATGGTAAGCATAAAGAAAAAATAGAATTACCAAATGAAGAAATAGTAAAATCTATTTTAGATGATATAAAAGATAAAGATATAATAGTAAATTCAATAGAAGCAAGAACTAGAAAAAAATCAGCTCCTAAGCCTTTTACAACAAGTATGCTACAACAAGAGGCAGCAAATCGACTATCTTTTACAACTAAGAAAACAATGAGTATAGCACAAGAGTTATATGAAGGTATTGATATTGAAAATGAAGGTACAGTGGGTCTTATATCATATATAAGAACAGATTCTAAAAGAATATCAGAAGAAGCGAAAGAAAAATCAAAGGAATATATACTAGAAGCATTAGGTGAAGGATACTACAAACCTGATTTTGATAAAGGAAAAGAAAAAGGAAGTAAAAAAGTACAAGATGCACATGAAGCAATAAGACCAACTTCTGTAAGTAGAACTCCTGAAAGTATAAAAAGTTCTTTAACTAAAGATCAATTTAAGTTATATAACTTAATCTGGAGAAGATTTATAGCTAGCCAAATGCAAGACTCTGTGTTTGATATATTAAATGTAGAGTGCAAGATAGAAGATTATATACTAAAAGCTACTGGATCTAAAATGAAATTTGATGGATATACAAAGATTTACAACTTTACAGAAAGAGAAGATAAAATACTTCCTCCTATAAATGAAGGGGATACATTTACTGTAAAAGATATACTACCTCTTCAACATTTTACTCAACCACCAGCAAGATATACTGAGGCTAGTCTAGTAAAAACATTAGAAGAACTAGGAATAGGGAGACCGAGTACTTATGCACCAACTATAACTACTATATTAAATAGGGAATATGTTGAGAAACAAGGAAGTAGTCTTCATCCAACAGAATTAGGTAAAATAGTAACTGATATATTAGAAACTAATTTCCAAAAATTTATAGATGTAGACTTCACTGCTACTATGGAAAGTCAACTAGACGAGGTTGAAGAAGGGAATGTAGCGTGGAAAGAAGTTGTAGCAAAATCATATGAACCTTTAAAGGAAGCTATAGAGATAGCTAAGGAAAATATAGAAAAGATAAATATGGATGAAGAAACTGATGAAATATGTGAAAATTGTGGGGAACATATGGTAATAAAGCATGGTAGATTTGGCAAGTTTATGGCTTGCAAGAATTATCCAGAATGTAAGACTACAAAACCTATTATAAATAAAATAGGTGTAAAATGTCCTAAGTGTAATGAGGGGGATATAATCCTTAGAAAATCTAAAAAAGGTAAAGCATTTTATGGATGTTCAAATTATCCAGAGTGTGATTTTTTATCATGGAATAAGCCAACTGGAGATATTTGTGATAAATGTGAATCTTATATGGTAGAGAAAATAACAAAATCGGAAACTAAAGTTGTTTGCT
- a CDS encoding YifB family Mg chelatase-like AAA ATPase, giving the protein MLSIINSSNLIGINGHLIKIEIDISNGIPSFNIVGLASTEIKESRERVKSAIINSGYRFPNSRIVVNLSPADMKKEGSFLDLAISIGILREFIRKDNVYLDESMFIGELSLDGKLQKVRGILPIIIGAKECNIKRLFLPYDNFLEGLFVDEIEIIPVKSLNQCIEFLNGSLDICKESIIADININKKEKCQNEYEEDFCDVSGNYFVKRSAEIAAAGNHNMLMIGPPGSGKTMIAKRIRTILPDINKEEMIEISKIYSSIGLIDNQKGIIDKRPFRSPHHTSTKQAMIGGGVDARPGEVVLAHRGVLFLDEIAEFDRKILETLRQPIEDKFINISRIKYNFEYPCNFLLVGAMNPCPCGYHMSETECRCKTYEIDRYINKISGPLLDRFDLFVEVNSIPYKEFINTKSETSHDIRKRVQSARYIQQTRFKNHDIKTNDEMNSSMVNEYCKLNDEGLNTINIIFNKYKLSNRSYTKLLKVARTIADLDEENIIQSNHIIEAFSFRKAYYKYFE; this is encoded by the coding sequence ATGCTTAGTATAATAAATTCTAGTAATTTAATAGGAATAAATGGTCATCTAATAAAGATAGAAATAGATATAAGTAATGGAATTCCTTCGTTTAACATAGTAGGTTTAGCTAGTACTGAAATAAAAGAGTCTAGGGAACGTGTAAAATCAGCAATAATAAATAGCGGATATAGATTTCCTAACTCTAGAATAGTTGTAAATTTGTCACCTGCAGATATGAAAAAAGAAGGATCTTTCCTTGACTTAGCTATATCTATAGGAATTTTAAGAGAATTTATAAGAAAAGATAATGTGTATTTAGATGAAAGTATGTTTATAGGAGAGCTTTCTTTAGATGGAAAGCTTCAAAAGGTAAGGGGAATACTTCCAATCATAATAGGAGCTAAGGAATGTAATATAAAAAGATTATTTTTACCGTATGATAATTTTTTAGAGGGATTATTTGTAGATGAAATAGAGATTATACCAGTAAAGAGCTTAAATCAATGTATAGAGTTTTTAAATGGAAGTTTAGATATATGTAAAGAATCTATTATTGCAGATATTAATATAAATAAAAAAGAAAAATGTCAAAATGAATATGAAGAAGATTTTTGTGATGTATCTGGAAATTATTTTGTAAAGAGAAGTGCTGAAATAGCTGCAGCTGGTAATCATAATATGTTAATGATCGGTCCACCAGGTTCTGGAAAAACTATGATAGCAAAAAGAATAAGGACAATACTTCCAGATATAAATAAGGAAGAAATGATAGAAATTAGTAAAATTTATAGTTCGATAGGATTAATAGATAATCAAAAAGGAATTATAGATAAAAGACCATTTAGATCACCTCATCATACCTCCACAAAACAAGCTATGATAGGCGGAGGAGTTGATGCAAGACCAGGAGAGGTTGTATTAGCTCATAGAGGGGTATTGTTTTTAGATGAAATAGCTGAGTTTGATAGAAAAATATTAGAAACTTTGAGGCAACCAATAGAAGATAAGTTTATAAATATATCTAGAATAAAATATAATTTTGAATATCCATGTAACTTTTTACTGGTGGGGGCAATGAATCCATGTCCATGTGGATATCATATGTCAGAAACTGAATGTAGGTGTAAAACATATGAAATAGACAGATATATCAATAAAATATCTGGACCATTATTAGATAGATTTGATTTATTTGTAGAGGTGAATTCAATACCATATAAAGAATTTATAAATACAAAATCAGAAACATCTCATGATATAAGAAAAAGAGTTCAAAGTGCAAGATATATACAACAAACAAGATTTAAAAATCATGATATAAAAACTAATGATGAAATGAATTCTTCAATGGTAAATGAGTATTGTAAGTTAAATGATGAAGGATTAAATACTATCAACATAATATTTAATAAATATAAATTAAGTAATAGAAGTTATACAAAATTATTAAAAGTTGCAAGAACAATAGCAGATTTAGATGAAGAAAATATTATACAATCTAATCATATAATAGAAGCTTTTTCTTTTAGAAAAGCTTATTATAAATATTTTGAATAG
- a CDS encoding CapA family protein — translation MGRYNKKKKKKNLKKKFKIIGLSLSVSVLAFILLFNSFNLFNKKDNIEMVKNKQIVETLSTNKTSKITINAIGDIMAHTPQLNAQHEPKTNTYSFDNNYKYVSSYIKEADLSIANLETTLAGDGIPYSSYPTFNTPDALADALKNAGVDIISTINNHTFDKGDLGVERTLDVLKSKNFSTIGTISKLGDENYLIKEVNGISLGITSFSYGDIKENTKFLNGIKVSDKSKDKLNVFDSSDVNNAFNTINNTLKNISHTDIQILVIHWGDEYKRIPNQFQHDLAQKLSDIGVDIIIGSHPHVVQPIEIIKSTDKSNETLVIYSLGNFISNQRRELLGTPFTEDGLMVNIEITKNNDKTFVSKVNCIPTWVNKYNKEGKIFYEVLPITNKEDFSYLDSTTLEKLKNSYNNTASQVKQSDIINVINSPF, via the coding sequence ATGGGAAGATATAATAAAAAAAAGAAAAAAAAAAATTTAAAAAAGAAGTTTAAAATAATAGGATTATCTTTATCAGTTTCAGTGTTAGCTTTTATTCTTTTATTTAATAGTTTTAATTTATTTAATAAAAAAGATAATATTGAAATGGTAAAAAATAAACAAATTGTAGAAACTTTATCAACCAATAAAACTAGTAAGATTACAATAAATGCAATAGGAGATATTATGGCTCATACACCTCAACTTAATGCACAACACGAACCTAAGACAAATACATATTCTTTTGATAATAATTATAAATATGTGTCCAGTTACATAAAAGAAGCAGACTTATCTATTGCAAATTTAGAAACCACATTAGCTGGTGATGGTATACCATATAGCTCTTATCCAACGTTTAATACTCCAGATGCTTTAGCTGATGCATTAAAAAATGCAGGTGTAGATATAATTTCAACTATAAACAATCATACTTTTGATAAAGGTGATTTAGGAGTAGAAAGAACTTTAGATGTACTAAAATCTAAAAATTTTAGTACTATAGGAACAATTTCAAAACTTGGTGATGAGAATTATTTAATAAAAGAAGTTAATGGAATAAGCTTAGGTATAACATCTTTTTCTTATGGTGACATTAAAGAAAACACTAAATTTTTGAATGGTATCAAAGTTTCAGATAAATCTAAAGATAAATTAAATGTATTCGATAGCTCAGATGTAAATAATGCTTTTAATACTATAAATAATACATTAAAAAATATATCACATACAGATATTCAAATACTGGTTATTCATTGGGGGGATGAATATAAAAGAATTCCAAACCAATTTCAACATGATTTAGCTCAAAAACTTAGCGATATCGGCGTAGATATAATAATAGGATCTCATCCTCATGTAGTTCAACCTATTGAAATAATAAAATCTACTGATAAAAGTAATGAAACTTTAGTTATATATTCTCTTGGAAATTTTATCTCAAATCAAAGAAGAGAGCTTCTAGGAACACCATTTACTGAAGATGGACTTATGGTTAATATAGAAATTACTAAAAATAATGATAAAACATTTGTATCTAAAGTAAATTGTATTCCTACATGGGTTAATAAATATAATAAAGAAGGTAAGATATTTTATGAAGTTTTACCTATAACTAATAAGGAAGATTTTAGTTATTTAGACAGTACAACTTTAGAAAAATTAAAAAATTCTTATAATAATACCGCCTCACAAGTTAAACAATCTGATATAATAAATGTTATAAATAGTCCATTTTAA